One stretch of Halobacillus litoralis DNA includes these proteins:
- a CDS encoding helix-turn-helix domain-containing protein has translation MKEDGYRPTQILTKREREVFELLVQDKTTREIAKELFISEKTVRNHISNAMQKLGVKGRSQAVVELLRMGELEL, from the coding sequence GTGAAGGAGGACGGCTATCGGCCAACACAAATTCTTACCAAGCGGGAGCGAGAAGTTTTCGAGCTTCTAGTACAGGATAAGACGACACGTGAGATCGCAAAAGAGCTCTTTATTTCAGAGAAAACTGTGCGGAATCACATCTCGAACGCAATGCAAAAGCTAGGGGTGAAAGGACGTTCTCAGGCAGTGGTAGAACTGCTGCGAATGGGAGAACTGGAATTGTGA
- a CDS encoding MarR family winged helix-turn-helix transcriptional regulator, producing the protein MMADVEKELRYIAGIIKQRGRVILNHYPITAPQFVALQWLLEKGDMTIGELSNYIHLACSTTTDLVDRMEKNELVERVRDPKDRRVVRIHVLEKGEKIIHEVIEKRQNYLEEVLKGVPDEDVKTLNRLLHVLHENMKETDKESDN; encoded by the coding sequence ATGATGGCTGATGTAGAAAAAGAGTTGAGATACATAGCCGGGATTATTAAACAAAGAGGACGAGTTATCTTAAATCATTATCCAATTACAGCTCCACAATTCGTTGCTCTCCAGTGGCTTTTAGAAAAAGGAGACATGACAATCGGAGAGCTCTCAAACTATATCCACCTTGCTTGCAGCACAACGACAGACCTTGTAGATCGTATGGAAAAGAACGAGCTTGTAGAGAGAGTCCGCGATCCTAAAGACCGTCGTGTTGTTCGTATTCATGTCTTGGAAAAGGGAGAGAAGATCATCCATGAGGTGATTGAGAAACGACAGAATTATCTTGAAGAAGTCTTGAAGGGCGTACCTGATGAGGATGTAAAAACACTCAACCGCTTACTCCACGTTCTTCATGAAAACATGAAAGAGACAGATAAGGAATCAGACAACTAA
- a CDS encoding response regulator transcription factor, whose product MMNVLIVDDHPAVGAGTKSMLEQEGDMQVDVTHENDSVEPLLREKNYDIVLLDLYMPGMNGIELAKKIRKSYPDLKLLIYTGFDLNTHFNMLVEADINGFVSKTATSDQLVTAIRCACRDEVVIPLHLFKQLRRSEASVSASSETEKGNGFSLNEKEQSILQEVASGFTNREIAQTLHMSQRSVEYTLTGIFNKLNVRSRTEALFKAQELGLVSKS is encoded by the coding sequence ATGATGAATGTGTTAATTGTAGATGATCATCCTGCGGTAGGGGCAGGTACGAAATCAATGCTCGAGCAAGAAGGGGATATGCAAGTGGATGTCACTCATGAAAATGACAGTGTAGAACCCCTCTTAAGAGAAAAAAACTACGATATCGTTTTGTTAGATTTATATATGCCCGGAATGAACGGAATTGAATTGGCAAAGAAAATACGGAAGTCCTATCCTGATCTAAAGCTCCTTATTTATACAGGGTTTGACTTAAACACCCACTTCAATATGTTAGTGGAAGCGGACATTAATGGTTTTGTCAGCAAAACAGCGACTAGTGACCAACTGGTAACGGCTATTCGTTGTGCGTGCAGAGACGAGGTTGTCATTCCTTTGCATTTATTTAAACAATTGAGAAGGTCAGAAGCGAGTGTTAGCGCATCTTCTGAAACAGAAAAAGGTAATGGTTTTTCTTTGAATGAAAAAGAACAATCCATCTTACAGGAGGTGGCGTCGGGTTTTACGAATAGAGAAATTGCCCAAACCCTTCACATGTCGCAGCGAAGTGTGGAATACACATTGACCGGCATTTTTAATAAACTGAATGTTAGATCTCGTACAGAGGCGCTCTTCAAAGCCCAAGAACTCGGGCTTGTGTCTAAATCATGA
- a CDS encoding sensor histidine kinase, translated as MLNFKWSQWLVLSFFVLSACYMIVLSVTQPYLGIDVKERQGEWVVTSVHNGSWGDRHNVPLGGEVNSINDAPPEDHRSISMFNELEGAHSFSIQHNGQEIVYNDIENSSPIHWLLYIVLPALFFLVILGISYLVHKRVPKRYSAEQLILFFMAIATGYLSNGGAVRDDFYGLFLNTGLFLFAPVILIHFLFNYFQELNLYWFSKRIVHLLYVTVGVVSLLEGYFLISESYPAFFEPVHGGLLLVLYIISFYIIYRGLFIHKDTAVGPIFKYMSIGVTVAFFPYIFLYLIPALAFGVKVISLEVGAMFLIALPITFMYLVTRERLIDIDFVITRVRYYMILSVIPSLALMFTIGWIVEEDLYVVSYIQMFLLLQSSLVIFLSVKEVLDFKLQRYLFSARYGYQESMHRMAQDMKDQSNAVDLMKVMRDEVKNVLNVRDIYIYSKHNKRNVYCVYDQIPEDIIDHFDDHLNSHHYDIGSVIETEKGFGVIVGYSLEKLTMMWCEGKKDYTNLNRDEKTYLQTISHNANIAIQNMNTIEDLLKELRKLRSDQTQKYPTWLSRLLFTIAENQRKQLSIDLHDTVLQEQLYLYRKMDDLIRQRNDLTPSLHAELMVYKESLLDSIHLIRETCNELRPAFIEEMGLVQSLKNLIHQYQLRSNFTVYFTNERFDAELDQERILAIFRVVQELLTNAMKHSDAKIVKLSLSSQENHVMLLYSDNGKGMDYSVQRDLFSHIGLSGIEQRVNGLNGHLEIETAPGEGFKTIITFPIEIKREVQV; from the coding sequence ATGCTTAATTTCAAATGGTCACAGTGGCTGGTCCTATCCTTTTTCGTCCTATCTGCTTGTTATATGATCGTATTATCTGTCACACAGCCCTACCTTGGAATCGATGTGAAAGAAAGACAAGGAGAGTGGGTGGTGACCTCTGTCCATAATGGAAGTTGGGGAGACCGTCACAATGTTCCTCTAGGAGGCGAAGTCAATTCAATAAATGATGCCCCCCCAGAGGATCATCGTTCTATTTCTATGTTCAATGAATTGGAGGGGGCCCATTCATTTTCAATACAACATAATGGACAAGAAATTGTCTACAATGATATAGAAAATTCAAGTCCGATTCATTGGTTATTGTATATTGTTCTGCCTGCTCTTTTCTTTTTAGTTATTCTTGGAATATCCTATCTGGTCCATAAGCGGGTCCCGAAAAGGTATTCAGCGGAACAGTTAATTCTGTTTTTCATGGCGATTGCTACTGGATATTTAAGTAATGGTGGGGCAGTAAGGGATGACTTTTATGGCTTGTTTTTAAATACAGGGTTATTTTTGTTTGCGCCTGTGATTTTAATTCACTTCTTATTTAATTATTTCCAGGAACTGAATTTGTATTGGTTTTCTAAAAGAATCGTTCACCTGTTATACGTTACTGTAGGGGTTGTATCGTTACTTGAAGGATACTTTCTTATCAGTGAATCTTACCCAGCTTTTTTTGAACCGGTTCATGGCGGCTTGCTTTTGGTTTTGTATATTATTTCTTTCTATATCATTTACCGGGGACTGTTCATCCACAAAGATACAGCGGTCGGACCTATTTTCAAATATATGTCTATAGGAGTGACGGTTGCGTTCTTTCCTTACATTTTTCTTTATTTGATTCCAGCTTTGGCTTTTGGTGTGAAGGTGATTTCACTTGAGGTTGGAGCTATGTTTCTTATCGCTTTACCCATTACTTTCATGTATTTGGTAACGAGGGAAAGATTGATTGATATTGATTTTGTCATAACACGTGTGCGGTATTACATGATTCTGTCTGTGATCCCGAGTTTAGCTCTGATGTTTACAATTGGCTGGATTGTTGAGGAAGATTTATACGTTGTTAGTTACATTCAAATGTTTTTGTTGTTGCAATCTTCTTTAGTTATATTTTTATCCGTTAAAGAAGTATTGGATTTCAAACTACAGCGTTATTTGTTTTCCGCTCGTTACGGTTATCAGGAGAGCATGCACCGGATGGCTCAGGATATGAAGGACCAGTCCAACGCGGTGGACTTGATGAAGGTCATGCGTGATGAAGTGAAAAATGTACTGAATGTTCGAGATATATACATTTATTCCAAGCATAATAAACGAAATGTGTATTGTGTGTATGACCAGATTCCTGAGGACATCATCGACCATTTTGATGATCATCTGAATAGCCACCATTATGATATTGGGTCCGTGATTGAAACCGAGAAAGGGTTTGGAGTTATTGTAGGCTACTCGTTAGAAAAGCTGACCATGATGTGGTGTGAAGGGAAAAAAGATTACACTAACCTGAACCGTGATGAGAAGACCTATTTGCAGACCATCTCTCATAATGCAAATATCGCCATTCAAAACATGAACACGATTGAAGATTTATTAAAAGAACTTCGTAAGTTGCGAAGCGACCAAACACAAAAATATCCAACCTGGCTTTCAAGGTTATTGTTCACGATTGCTGAAAATCAAAGAAAACAGCTTTCCATTGATTTGCATGACACCGTGTTGCAGGAGCAGTTGTATCTTTATAGAAAGATGGATGATTTGATCAGACAAAGAAATGATTTAACTCCAAGTTTGCACGCAGAGTTGATGGTTTATAAAGAATCCCTCCTTGACAGTATTCACTTGATTCGCGAGACGTGTAATGAGCTGCGCCCGGCATTCATTGAGGAGATGGGACTTGTGCAATCATTAAAAAATTTGATTCATCAATATCAGCTCCGTTCGAACTTTACGGTTTATTTTACGAATGAACGTTTTGATGCAGAATTAGATCAAGAGCGGATCTTAGCTATCTTCAGGGTCGTTCAAGAGCTATTGACAAATGCCATGAAGCACTCTGATGCCAAAATTGTCAAACTGTCATTATCCAGCCAGGAAAATCACGTCATGCTCTTGTATTCCGATAATGGAAAAGGCATGGACTATTCTGTTCAACGTGATTTGTTCTCACATATTGGATTATCGGGTATTGAGCAACGGGTCAATGGTTTAAATGGACACTTGGAAATTGAAACCGCACCAGGCGAAGGCTTTAAGACGATCATTACGTTTCCGATTGAAATAAAAAGGGAGGTCCAAGTATGA
- the sdhB gene encoding succinate dehydrogenase iron-sulfur subunit, which yields MSENKTITMIITRQDHPDESSYEEKFEIPYRENMNVISALMEIRRNPVNADGEPTTPVYWDMGCLEEVCGACSMVINGTPRQSCTALVDQLEQPIRLAPMTTFPVNRDLAVDRSRMFDSLKKVKAWIPIDGTYDLGPGPKMPESKRQWAYELSKCMTCGVCLEACPNVNSKSDFIGPAPLSQVRLFNSHPTGEMNKSERLQTIMDEEGLMGCGNAQNCVQACPKGIPLTTSIAALNRDTAIESFKSFFGSDQRV from the coding sequence ATGAGCGAAAATAAAACGATCACGATGATCATTACTCGTCAGGACCACCCTGATGAATCATCTTATGAAGAGAAATTCGAGATTCCGTATCGTGAAAATATGAACGTCATCTCTGCGCTTATGGAAATTCGTCGTAACCCTGTCAATGCAGATGGTGAACCGACGACTCCTGTTTATTGGGATATGGGTTGTCTTGAAGAAGTGTGTGGCGCTTGTTCCATGGTAATCAACGGGACACCTCGTCAATCTTGTACAGCACTTGTCGATCAACTCGAACAGCCAATTCGTTTGGCTCCTATGACGACATTCCCGGTCAACCGTGACCTGGCTGTTGACCGTAGCCGGATGTTCGATTCATTGAAGAAAGTAAAAGCCTGGATTCCAATTGATGGAACATATGATCTTGGCCCAGGACCTAAGATGCCGGAAAGTAAACGTCAGTGGGCATATGAGCTATCCAAATGTATGACATGTGGGGTATGCCTGGAAGCTTGCCCGAACGTCAACAGTAAGTCGGACTTCATCGGACCTGCTCCATTGTCTCAAGTTCGTCTATTCAACTCTCATCCTACAGGGGAAATGAATAAGAGCGAACGCTTGCAGACCATTATGGATGAAGAAGGACTTATGGGTTGCGGGAACGCGCAAAACTGTGTACAAGCGTGTCCAAAAGGAATTCCATTAACGACTTCCATTGCTGCACTTAACCGTGACACAGCTATTGAATCTTTCAAAAGCTTCTTCGGAAGTGACCAACGCGTCTAA
- the racE gene encoding glutamate racemase, whose amino-acid sequence MKQPIGVIDSGVGGLTVARELMRQLPKETFLYLGDTKRCPYGPRSEEEVRAFTWQMVNFLLEKNIKMLVIACNTATAYTLTELQETLDIPVIGVIEPGARAAIKFSRNKRIGVIGTEGTIESKAYPNALVAIDQNIRVNGLACPPFVPMVEDGILSGPKAEGIVSNTLQPLKEMNHIDTLILGCTHYPLIKDLVQKEMGNHIQVISSGEETAREASLILAYHKLLVKDNSSPVHEFYTTGDLEKFRLVANSWFDEPVQILKSVQIEHVPSSAY is encoded by the coding sequence TTGAAACAACCGATAGGAGTCATAGATTCAGGCGTGGGCGGTTTAACGGTGGCAAGAGAATTGATGCGCCAATTACCTAAAGAGACTTTTCTCTATCTAGGGGACACAAAAAGGTGTCCATATGGTCCCCGTTCTGAAGAAGAAGTTCGGGCATTCACTTGGCAAATGGTTAATTTTTTACTAGAGAAAAATATCAAGATGTTGGTGATTGCCTGTAATACAGCCACGGCCTATACGCTAACCGAACTTCAGGAAACGCTCGATATTCCTGTGATTGGTGTTATTGAACCTGGCGCCCGTGCAGCGATTAAATTCAGTCGTAATAAACGTATTGGTGTAATCGGTACGGAAGGAACAATTGAAAGCAAAGCGTATCCAAATGCACTTGTTGCCATTGACCAAAACATCCGAGTCAATGGCCTTGCATGCCCTCCTTTTGTACCGATGGTAGAAGACGGAATTCTATCCGGTCCGAAAGCAGAAGGAATCGTTTCCAATACTCTACAACCTCTGAAAGAGATGAATCATATTGACACCCTTATTCTAGGTTGCACCCATTATCCGTTGATTAAGGACCTCGTGCAAAAAGAGATGGGAAATCATATACAAGTGATTAGTTCTGGTGAAGAAACAGCAAGGGAAGCAAGTTTAATCCTTGCTTATCATAAGTTGTTAGTGAAAGATAATTCTTCACCTGTTCATGAATTTTATACGACGGGAGATCTCGAAAAGTTCCGCTTGGTTGCAAATAGCTGGTTTGACGAACCCGTACAAATTCTTAAATCCGTACAGATTGAACATGTTCCGAGCTCTGCTTATTAA
- a CDS encoding GerMN domain-containing protein, with protein sequence MKKYGYKPFMLAVLLLLSTGLLSGCLFEGEQSLEKMDTPEEAVTTTPDPSSDEPQPEGEGENTEGEEGEGTEDAPSSATVAREVYLLDANGMVAPQTLELPASEEVATQALEYMVKDGPVTNLLPNGFEAVLPAGTEILGVNAKEDGTLIVDVSEDFKNYAAEDEEKILQAMTYTLTQFENVKRIKLWINGHEQQVMPVDGTPISKGVSRADGINHSVGNNTDIMNSEAVTVYFPAQNGEQVYQVPVTTRVAKGSDEYTAMVQALLEGPELGSALMNPFNEGAELVNSKLENGVLTVSFNENILTSVDEQPSLSDAALASLVMSLTDQADIESVEVHVDGTEQVFNEAGEPLAEPVTRQDINGAEAM encoded by the coding sequence ATGAAGAAATACGGCTACAAACCCTTCATGCTCGCAGTTCTATTGCTGTTGAGTACAGGGTTACTTTCAGGCTGCCTTTTTGAAGGAGAGCAATCATTAGAGAAAATGGATACACCTGAAGAGGCGGTTACAACAACGCCAGATCCGAGTAGTGATGAACCTCAACCTGAAGGAGAAGGTGAAAATACAGAAGGGGAAGAAGGAGAAGGAACAGAAGATGCGCCTTCTTCAGCGACGGTCGCTCGTGAGGTGTATTTATTGGACGCGAACGGCATGGTTGCCCCGCAGACCTTAGAGTTGCCGGCATCAGAAGAGGTAGCCACACAGGCCCTTGAGTATATGGTGAAAGATGGACCTGTAACCAACTTGCTGCCAAATGGTTTTGAAGCGGTTCTTCCTGCTGGAACAGAAATTCTTGGAGTGAACGCCAAAGAGGATGGAACGCTTATTGTAGATGTATCGGAAGACTTTAAAAATTATGCGGCTGAAGATGAAGAGAAGATTTTACAAGCCATGACTTATACATTGACTCAGTTTGAAAATGTAAAACGAATTAAGCTTTGGATCAACGGTCATGAGCAGCAAGTAATGCCTGTCGACGGGACTCCAATTTCTAAAGGGGTCTCCCGTGCTGACGGGATCAACCACAGTGTCGGGAACAACACAGATATTATGAACAGTGAGGCGGTCACGGTTTATTTTCCGGCCCAAAATGGGGAACAAGTCTACCAAGTTCCAGTGACTACTCGTGTAGCTAAAGGAAGTGACGAATATACCGCTATGGTACAGGCGTTATTAGAAGGACCTGAACTTGGAAGTGCACTGATGAACCCATTCAATGAAGGAGCAGAGTTGGTCAATTCCAAGCTTGAAAATGGTGTCCTGACGGTTTCCTTTAATGAAAACATACTGACGAGTGTGGACGAGCAACCATCTTTATCTGATGCTGCGTTAGCAAGTCTTGTCATGAGCCTTACCGATCAAGCGGATATAGAATCAGTCGAAGTCCATGTAGATGGAACCGAACAAGTATTCAATGAAGCAGGAGAGCCATTGGCTGAGCCTGTTACAAGACAGGATATCAATGGAGCAGAAGCCATGTAA